The following are encoded together in the Desulfovibrio desulfuricans DSM 642 genome:
- a CDS encoding phage tail protein has translation MNWLALFSLSFWMNGAESTKLGKAAHAWFSMLGKAAAWSLDNRDPMTCDERTLNLLAWERCVRRYPGEPERLYRLRVTHAYANARDSGQTAGWGRIFERLELGGLSLAERVPGQDWDRVGIIADDSQFPDQQNVLEIIIDDYGRTCRRYYFDSRIPIPALAHVGRFSWHQETVEAAMSTRAIADAGARLAVFDHHAATLEAHA, from the coding sequence ATGAACTGGCTTGCCCTGTTTTCCCTGTCCTTCTGGATGAACGGCGCGGAAAGCACCAAGCTTGGCAAGGCTGCCCACGCGTGGTTTTCCATGCTGGGAAAGGCCGCAGCCTGGAGCCTGGACAATCGCGATCCCATGACCTGCGATGAGCGCACCCTGAACCTCCTGGCCTGGGAGCGTTGCGTCCGGCGCTACCCCGGCGAGCCGGAACGCCTCTACCGCCTGCGCGTCACCCATGCCTACGCCAATGCGCGAGATTCGGGGCAAACGGCAGGCTGGGGCCGCATTTTCGAGCGCCTGGAGCTTGGGGGCCTCTCCCTGGCCGAGCGCGTACCCGGGCAAGACTGGGATCGCGTGGGCATCATTGCCGATGATTCGCAGTTTCCCGACCAGCAAAACGTGCTGGAAATCATCATTGACGACTACGGGCGCACCTGCCGCCGCTATTACTTTGACAGCCGCATTCCCATTCCGGCCCTGGCCCACGTGGGCCGCTTTTCCTGGCATCAGGAAACCGTAGAAGCCGCCATGAGCACCCGCGCCATTGCCGATGCCGGCGCGCGTCTGGCCGTGTTTGACCACCATGCCGCCACACTGGAGGCCCACGCATGA
- a CDS encoding baseplate J/gp47 family protein gives MAGLTTYAKELFTGMLRDSGMPVTESEMQARWEACNANEDSLIRNDSSFSPFWRLISTIVTQPAQWLVALLVESVLPNSFLRFASGVYLDVYAWGLDLSRKGSAAARGRVVFTRASATGDLTIPAGSLVETPPVGGVVYRVKTLQESIIPNGAQSLEVAVEAEQHGEAWNLGAGYYSILSQPINGIVDVTNPADWLDSPGADTETDDALRLRCRNQFAAVGQLHHDAAYKALIAAFTGIRIDYLFFEARQAVRGPGTANCYVMVESGPAPQSLCEAINSYIMGMGNHGHGDDLLCMPIPEQPEALTVTVHAVDEAGKERRAALTVEVENRIRCAFRQNTAYEMTKTLPQSRFSFSRLGDELHAALPDLKSVEFHRTEDIVSLLALPVLEDLQILPGEA, from the coding sequence ATGGCTGGCCTGACAACCTATGCCAAGGAACTGTTTACAGGCATGCTGCGCGATTCCGGCATGCCCGTGACGGAATCCGAAATGCAGGCCCGCTGGGAGGCCTGCAACGCCAATGAGGATTCGCTGATCCGCAACGACTCGTCCTTCTCCCCTTTCTGGCGGCTTATTTCGACAATTGTCACCCAGCCCGCGCAATGGCTCGTTGCACTGCTGGTAGAAAGCGTGTTGCCCAATTCCTTTTTACGGTTCGCGTCTGGCGTGTATCTGGACGTGTACGCCTGGGGGCTTGACCTCTCGCGCAAGGGTTCTGCCGCTGCCAGAGGCCGCGTTGTTTTTACCAGGGCTTCCGCCACTGGCGACCTGACCATTCCCGCAGGCTCGCTTGTTGAAACGCCTCCAGTGGGTGGCGTGGTGTATCGTGTGAAAACCTTGCAGGAATCCATCATTCCCAACGGCGCGCAATCGCTTGAGGTTGCGGTGGAGGCCGAGCAGCACGGCGAGGCCTGGAACCTTGGGGCGGGCTATTATTCCATTCTTTCGCAGCCCATCAACGGCATTGTGGACGTGACCAATCCGGCGGACTGGCTGGATTCGCCCGGCGCTGATACGGAAACGGATGATGCCCTGCGCCTGCGCTGCCGCAACCAGTTTGCCGCTGTGGGGCAGCTACACCACGATGCAGCTTACAAGGCGCTGATCGCGGCATTCACAGGCATACGCATTGACTACCTCTTTTTTGAGGCCCGTCAGGCTGTGCGCGGCCCGGGAACAGCCAATTGCTATGTGATGGTTGAGAGCGGCCCGGCCCCGCAATCGCTGTGCGAAGCTATCAACAGCTATATCATGGGCATGGGCAACCATGGCCACGGCGATGACCTGCTGTGCATGCCCATACCCGAGCAGCCGGAAGCGCTTACGGTCACCGTGCATGCTGTGGACGAAGCCGGGAAGGAACGCCGCGCCGCCCTGACCGTGGAGGTGGAAAACCGCATACGTTGCGCATTCCGCCAAAATACGGCCTATGAAATGACCAAGACCTTGCCGCAGTCCCGCTTTTCCTTTTCCCGTCTGGGCGATGAGCTGCATGCGGCTCTGCCTGATCTTAAAAGCGTGGAATTTCACCGCACGGAAGACATTGTTTCCCTGCTGGCCCTGCCTGTGCTTGAAGACCTCCAAATCCTGCCGGGTGAAGCATGA
- a CDS encoding DUF2590 family protein, whose product MPATYCDLLIIDDDLALDAGGYPVLVPDRACIAQDIQHMIRESGLLVDIVGERDVRKRKTNLVKLSLMVDQDTRIKPGTTRIEEIWTSRERVEFWLTAETRKFGRISFLAYADEAKEAK is encoded by the coding sequence ATGCCTGCAACATACTGCGACCTGCTTATCATCGATGACGATCTTGCGCTGGATGCCGGGGGCTATCCCGTACTGGTGCCCGACCGCGCCTGCATTGCCCAGGACATTCAGCACATGATCCGCGAAAGCGGGCTGCTGGTGGACATTGTGGGCGAGCGCGACGTGCGCAAGCGCAAAACCAATCTCGTCAAGCTCTCGCTCATGGTGGATCAGGATACACGCATAAAACCCGGAACAACCCGCATTGAGGAAATCTGGACAAGCCGGGAACGTGTCGAGTTCTGGCTTACTGCCGAAACACGGAAATTCGGACGCATCTCTTTTTTGGCCTATGCGGATGAAGCCAAGGAGGCAAAATAA
- a CDS encoding phage tail tape measure protein, with protein MATKLEKLFFAIGVQDAGAISKISRLQASITGLTDKAKGAFVGVGAGAMGIAGAALSIRALVSPATELNNALGQVEALGVDSKGLKTLQNAAGRFAMQYGKCAVDVIKSSTAIQEKIDNLTAGELATFTTASNVLALASRSSVDSMTGYMANMHGIFETQAAGMGKSRWAEQMAGQTAFVAKAFKSKGEEIAAGFDALGNRAARAGIDAGEQMAVIAAAQADMGGTAAGEKYKLLVDNARAAGRAVGVSFTDQQGRMLSMVDILERLRAKYGDTLTTAQQARLGKALNDDQAGAFLNTLLSKQGELTRVIKDVKGVTDMTGARASARQTTDAFQRFGAAVDYVRANFLQKLTPTLERWTNRASAHLETLNRWITKYPNVARVIGFGMLAIVSLAGAVAVGTVAFHLFTLAAMPVTGAIKAVTVVFNLLSGAIRANPLGFLVWSLILCIMYWEQIQSAIGATWTLLRSFFESLGSFGQPFLLLMSTLEERWRLFTDIFTDFSWTKVLRFAVATALTPLEYFVNYIGRMLSFIPGMGEHAEKLMSWKAANFVPDTAAMEGPELEGLKQSKTLQVQQGGVLASSSSSTVNNSGRSVSIGEQHLHFETPPTSMDDVLAMTYG; from the coding sequence ATGGCAACAAAACTGGAAAAGCTCTTCTTTGCCATCGGCGTGCAGGATGCAGGCGCCATCAGCAAAATATCCCGGCTTCAGGCCAGCATTACCGGGCTGACCGACAAAGCCAAGGGAGCCTTTGTGGGCGTGGGTGCCGGGGCCATGGGCATCGCTGGTGCGGCCCTATCAATCCGGGCGCTGGTATCGCCAGCCACAGAGCTGAACAATGCCCTGGGGCAGGTGGAGGCCCTGGGCGTGGATTCAAAGGGGCTTAAAACACTGCAAAACGCCGCTGGGCGCTTTGCCATGCAATACGGCAAATGTGCTGTGGACGTTATCAAATCGTCCACAGCCATACAGGAAAAAATCGACAACCTCACTGCCGGGGAGCTGGCAACCTTTACCACCGCCAGCAATGTTCTGGCCCTGGCCAGCCGGTCCAGCGTGGACAGCATGACCGGCTACATGGCCAATATGCACGGCATTTTTGAAACACAGGCGGCTGGCATGGGCAAAAGCCGCTGGGCTGAACAAATGGCTGGGCAAACTGCCTTTGTGGCCAAGGCGTTCAAAAGCAAAGGCGAGGAAATCGCCGCCGGCTTTGACGCGCTGGGCAACCGCGCCGCAAGGGCTGGCATTGACGCGGGGGAACAAATGGCCGTCATTGCCGCCGCCCAGGCGGACATGGGCGGTACAGCCGCAGGCGAAAAGTACAAGCTGCTGGTGGATAACGCGCGCGCAGCCGGACGCGCCGTGGGGGTATCCTTTACCGACCAGCAGGGGCGCATGCTTTCAATGGTGGACATTCTGGAACGCCTGCGCGCCAAGTATGGCGACACGCTCACAACAGCCCAGCAAGCGCGCCTTGGCAAGGCGCTGAACGACGATCAGGCCGGGGCATTCCTCAACACCCTGCTATCCAAACAGGGGGAACTCACCCGCGTTATCAAAGACGTCAAGGGCGTTACGGACATGACCGGCGCCAGGGCTTCCGCCCGGCAAACCACGGATGCCTTTCAACGCTTTGGCGCGGCTGTGGATTATGTGCGGGCAAATTTTCTGCAAAAGCTCACGCCAACTCTGGAGCGGTGGACAAACAGGGCCAGCGCCCACCTTGAGACCCTGAACCGATGGATAACCAAGTACCCCAACGTGGCCAGGGTTATCGGCTTCGGCATGCTGGCAATAGTTTCCCTTGCCGGAGCCGTGGCCGTCGGCACTGTGGCCTTTCATCTGTTCACCCTGGCGGCAATGCCCGTTACCGGGGCCATCAAGGCTGTTACGGTTGTATTCAACCTTCTCTCCGGGGCTATTCGCGCCAATCCGCTGGGTTTTCTTGTCTGGTCGCTGATCCTGTGCATCATGTACTGGGAGCAGATACAGTCCGCCATCGGCGCAACGTGGACGCTTTTGCGCAGTTTCTTTGAAAGTCTGGGGTCATTCGGCCAGCCTTTTTTGCTGCTCATGTCCACGCTGGAAGAACGCTGGCGTCTGTTTACCGACATCTTTACCGATTTTTCGTGGACAAAGGTACTACGGTTCGCCGTTGCAACTGCGCTGACGCCTCTTGAATATTTTGTGAACTACATTGGCAGGATGCTCTCCTTTATCCCCGGCATGGGAGAACACGCGGAAAAGCTCATGAGCTGGAAGGCCGCAAACTTTGTGCCTGATACAGCCGCAATGGAAGGCCCGGAACTGGAAGGGCTCAAGCAGTCCAAAACCCTACAGGTGCAGCAGGGCGGAGTGCTGGCCTCCAGCAGTTCTTCCACCGTGAACAACAGCGGCCGCAGCGTTTCCATTGGCGAACAGCACCTGCACTTTGAAACACCGCCCACCAGCATGGATGACGTGCTGGCCATGACCTACGGGTAG
- a CDS encoding putative phage tail assembly chaperone, whose amino-acid sequence MNKTVTLTINGKILRFNVTPEVYNKYIDEIQSTKKVGPTRNALMRTVHAEDKETLKGLIDLPGAAMQIWSQVVEEYAPDLTITVGE is encoded by the coding sequence ATGAATAAAACCGTTACCCTGACCATCAATGGCAAGATCCTGCGCTTCAACGTGACGCCCGAAGTTTACAACAAGTACATTGACGAAATCCAGAGCACCAAAAAGGTCGGGCCCACGCGCAATGCCCTCATGCGCACCGTGCATGCCGAGGACAAGGAAACCCTCAAGGGCCTTATCGATCTGCCCGGCGCTGCCATGCAGATATGGTCGCAGGTGGTGGAGGAATACGCGCCTGACCTCACCATTACGGTGGGGGAGTAG
- the lysC gene encoding Rz1-like lysis system protein LysC (LysC is an Rz1-like component of a phage lytic system, substantially overlapping although not fully embedded in the gene for the Rz-like LysB component.) has product MIKLILSGLTALCLMLLCGCSRPAPQRIDFVWSKPPPMLLAPVPEPVPPSLGATNGELLDYALELQAALSDANDDKTALRGLYSKDE; this is encoded by the coding sequence ATGATAAAACTTATTCTGTCTGGGCTGACAGCCCTTTGCCTGATGCTGCTGTGCGGCTGCTCCAGGCCAGCGCCCCAGCGCATTGACTTTGTGTGGTCAAAGCCCCCGCCCATGCTGCTGGCCCCGGTGCCGGAGCCTGTGCCACCAAGCCTGGGAGCGACCAATGGCGAGTTGCTGGATTACGCACTGGAACTGCAAGCGGCCCTGAGTGACGCCAACGATGACAAAACGGCCCTGCGCGGCCTCTACAGCAAGGATGAATAA
- a CDS encoding N-acetylmuramoyl-L-alanine amidase: MRKIDDIIIHCAATYPAMDIGAAEIRQWHVRDNGWSDIGYHFVIRRNGAVEQGRPLDTPGAHCKDHNARSIGICLVGGLEKTPSGKSVSAANYTPEQWAALRELVTDLRGRFPSAGLHGHQDYANKACPCFDVAAWWRDGAQPHV, encoded by the coding sequence ATGCGCAAAATTGACGACATCATCATTCACTGCGCGGCAACCTATCCAGCAATGGATATTGGCGCTGCGGAAATACGGCAGTGGCACGTACGCGACAACGGCTGGAGCGACATTGGCTACCATTTTGTAATCCGCCGCAACGGCGCGGTCGAACAGGGCCGCCCGCTGGATACTCCGGGGGCGCACTGCAAAGACCACAACGCCCGTTCCATCGGCATTTGCCTTGTGGGTGGACTGGAAAAAACACCCAGTGGAAAAAGCGTTTCCGCCGCCAATTACACGCCGGAACAATGGGCGGCCCTGCGCGAGCTGGTCACGGATCTGCGCGGCCGCTTTCCTTCAGCCGGGCTGCACGGACACCAGGACTACGCCAACAAGGCCTGCCCCTGCTTTGACGTTGCCGCATGGTGGCGGGATGGGGCGCAGCCCCATGTTTAA
- a CDS encoding phage protein, with protein sequence MSRQRIGAKDFSITVGDLSLTVSQATLGITDNVEVAKDRGVPNGWVAGDVSGEGDMDLDAQALSILSEAAASAGSWRELPEFDMLFYAKAASGEEMKVEAFGCKLKVESLLNINQNEGASKHTSKVKFIVTSPDFVHINGVPYLGASETEGIVTPG encoded by the coding sequence ATGAGCCGCCAAAGAATAGGGGCAAAGGATTTTTCCATAACCGTGGGGGATCTCTCCCTCACCGTAAGCCAGGCCACGCTGGGCATTACCGACAACGTGGAAGTAGCCAAAGACAGGGGCGTTCCCAACGGTTGGGTGGCGGGCGATGTGAGCGGCGAGGGCGACATGGATCTGGACGCGCAGGCCTTGTCCATCCTCTCCGAGGCTGCGGCCTCCGCAGGTTCTTGGCGCGAACTGCCGGAATTCGACATGCTGTTTTACGCCAAGGCCGCCAGCGGCGAGGAAATGAAGGTCGAGGCCTTCGGCTGCAAGCTCAAGGTGGAAAGCCTGCTGAACATCAACCAGAACGAAGGCGCTTCCAAGCACACCAGCAAGGTGAAGTTTATCGTCACCAGCCCGGACTTTGTACACATCAACGGCGTGCCATACCTGGGCGCATCGGAAACCGAGGGCATTGTTACCCCTGGCTAA
- a CDS encoding DUF2586 domain-containing protein, whose product MLGSVQVNNLNLLQGALDAVENFVLFTGRGAGVNEGKLVSINAQSDLDAVLGLEPSTLKTQVTAAQLNAGQNWNAAVLPLREGDTWQDAVDLAVEEMRFEGICLTDPISSQVEVERMQAKAESVMAKFMAPMFMAAAPRAPLPTETWADYRSAIAPITSGVAADQVTLAPYLWGHDLGTYMGRLCNKSVTVADSPMRVKTGPLLGEWSVKPKDKDGRNIDSATLYALDAARFSVPQTYPGYQGMYWGDGNVLDVNGGDYRVIENLRVIQKCMRRVYPLAVYRIADRSLNETPESIAAAQNYFARPLREMSKSRKVLGVPFPGEIHPPARDAITLVWQSKYELEVWITARPYNCPKAITCNLLLDLTNYA is encoded by the coding sequence ATGCTCGGATCCGTGCAAGTCAACAACCTCAATCTGTTGCAGGGCGCGCTGGACGCCGTGGAAAACTTTGTGCTTTTCACGGGCCGGGGCGCTGGCGTCAACGAAGGCAAGCTTGTTTCCATCAACGCGCAGAGCGACCTGGACGCAGTGCTTGGCCTTGAACCCTCAACCCTGAAAACACAGGTGACGGCTGCGCAGCTCAATGCCGGGCAAAACTGGAATGCCGCCGTGCTGCCCCTGCGCGAGGGCGACACATGGCAGGATGCCGTGGATCTGGCCGTGGAGGAAATGCGCTTTGAGGGCATTTGCCTTACCGATCCCATTTCCAGCCAGGTTGAGGTGGAGCGCATGCAGGCCAAGGCGGAAAGCGTCATGGCAAAATTCATGGCTCCCATGTTCATGGCCGCAGCCCCGCGCGCGCCCCTGCCCACTGAAACGTGGGCTGACTACCGCTCTGCCATAGCCCCCATAACCAGCGGCGTGGCCGCAGATCAGGTAACCCTTGCGCCCTATCTTTGGGGGCATGACCTGGGAACATACATGGGCCGGCTGTGCAACAAGTCCGTCACCGTGGCCGACAGCCCCATGCGGGTTAAAACCGGCCCCTTGCTTGGTGAATGGAGCGTTAAACCCAAGGACAAGGACGGCCGCAACATTGATTCGGCCACCCTGTACGCCCTGGACGCAGCGCGTTTTTCCGTGCCGCAGACCTACCCCGGCTACCAGGGCATGTACTGGGGCGATGGCAACGTGCTTGATGTCAACGGCGGGGATTATCGCGTCATTGAGAACCTGCGCGTCATTCAAAAATGCATGCGCCGCGTGTATCCCCTGGCCGTTTACCGCATAGCAGACCGCAGCCTCAACGAAACGCCCGAAAGCATCGCCGCCGCGCAAAACTACTTTGCGCGCCCCCTGCGCGAAATGTCCAAGAGCCGCAAGGTGCTGGGGGTTCCCTTTCCCGGCGAAATCCATCCCCCGGCAAGGGACGCCATAACCCTGGTGTGGCAAAGCAAGTACGAGCTGGAAGTCTGGATAACCGCCCGGCCCTATAATTGCCCCAAGGCCATCACCTGCAACCTGCTGCTTGACCTGACCAACTACGCCTGA
- a CDS encoding phage virion morphogenesis protein, whose amino-acid sequence MADITVHVQVNEQARKKLFRQLEALRPQPEKRFRLAREAAREVKKYSARRVSKQQSLEGGGFAPRSKRTRWQQNDRGQWRKKRRMLAAIGMAKNMGEYREGDSVQVTWKQKGKTHWFSEVAWKHQHGMSQQLGVTPEMKKGLAKWHVMLRGRRATRKMAQALLRNGYKFPARGRHGKVRLRRVSAKWIMENMSQMQAAWILRLLVREDVSGSQPKKQKAQTWEVRLPARPFLGVTEDESASLLSVVSQKIVRQMKDKK is encoded by the coding sequence GTGGCTGACATTACCGTGCACGTGCAGGTGAACGAACAGGCCCGGAAAAAACTTTTCCGCCAGCTTGAGGCGCTCAGGCCGCAGCCCGAAAAACGCTTTCGCCTTGCCCGCGAGGCCGCGCGCGAGGTCAAAAAATACAGCGCCAGGCGTGTGAGCAAGCAGCAAAGCCTTGAAGGCGGCGGCTTTGCCCCGCGCAGCAAGCGCACCCGTTGGCAGCAGAACGACAGGGGCCAGTGGCGCAAAAAACGCCGCATGCTGGCCGCGATCGGCATGGCCAAGAACATGGGCGAATACCGGGAAGGCGATTCCGTGCAGGTGACCTGGAAGCAAAAGGGCAAGACCCACTGGTTCAGCGAGGTTGCCTGGAAGCACCAGCATGGCATGAGCCAGCAGCTTGGCGTCACGCCGGAAATGAAAAAGGGCCTTGCCAAGTGGCACGTCATGCTCCGCGGGCGCAGGGCTACCCGCAAAATGGCTCAGGCGCTGCTGCGCAACGGTTACAAGTTCCCGGCAAGGGGCAGGCACGGCAAGGTGCGCCTGCGGCGCGTATCCGCCAAGTGGATCATGGAAAACATGTCGCAAATGCAGGCCGCGTGGATTTTGCGGTTGCTGGTGCGCGAGGATGTTTCCGGCAGCCAGCCCAAAAAACAGAAAGCCCAAACGTGGGAAGTGCGCCTCCCTGCCCGTCCTTTCCTGGGCGTTACAGAGGATGAAAGCGCCAGCCTGCTCTCTGTGGTCAGCCAAAAAATTGTCCGTCAAATGAAGGATAAAAAATAG
- a CDS encoding phage tail protein, producing MRKLSALVQHILEVTGLPPEQLTAFADNGALHPIGRDRGPLRPEPGTEGPVLQQVELGLFKYDGVIQIERYPGDGLAFAALVASWLMANDLDRDGLADPTMNIDLNFKDGDADLDISVEFEERLAAIEDPQGDIPFNGKRWRVEAPVITPVEKLAGMKGAASAGGSRG from the coding sequence ATGCGCAAGCTCTCCGCCCTGGTGCAGCACATCCTTGAAGTCACCGGCCTGCCGCCGGAGCAGCTCACAGCCTTTGCCGACAACGGGGCATTGCACCCCATCGGGCGCGACCGCGGCCCCCTGCGGCCAGAACCGGGAACGGAAGGCCCAGTTTTGCAACAGGTGGAGCTGGGCCTGTTCAAATATGACGGCGTCATCCAGATCGAGCGCTACCCCGGCGATGGGCTGGCCTTTGCCGCGCTGGTGGCCTCATGGCTCATGGCCAACGACCTTGACCGCGACGGGCTGGCGGATCCGACCATGAACATCGACCTGAACTTCAAGGACGGAGATGCGGATCTGGATATTTCTGTGGAATTTGAGGAAAGGCTGGCAGCCATTGAAGACCCGCAGGGCGACATACCCTTCAACGGCAAACGCTGGCGCGTGGAAGCGCCAGTAATCACCCCGGTGGAAAAGCTGGCTGGCATGAAGGGGGCCGCAAGCGCTGGGGGCAGCCGTGGCTGA
- a CDS encoding head completion/stabilization protein, with the protein MASPKGFGVTTGKTATIVLSGDGWYPDLPVADFMDLYRLPAEYAEQLVADHLDLARIWAAGALTRWRAEQENKGHASIDGIPVHGIEGGALRLYRRAVFCRAKGLLLQQFVTIERREAARNDAKETPETAQTFLAQADAALAALTGRTFITVEAV; encoded by the coding sequence ATGGCAAGCCCCAAAGGGTTCGGCGTCACCACCGGAAAAACCGCCACCATCGTACTGAGCGGCGATGGCTGGTACCCGGATTTACCCGTGGCCGATTTTATGGATCTGTATCGGCTGCCCGCCGAATATGCAGAACAGCTTGTGGCTGACCATCTGGATCTTGCGCGCATATGGGCCGCAGGCGCGCTTACGCGCTGGCGCGCAGAGCAGGAAAACAAGGGCCATGCCTCCATTGACGGCATTCCGGTTCACGGCATCGAGGGCGGGGCCTTGCGTCTGTACAGGCGGGCGGTGTTTTGCAGGGCAAAGGGCTTGCTGCTGCAACAGTTCGTCACCATTGAGCGGCGCGAGGCCGCGCGCAACGATGCCAAGGAAACCCCGGAAACCGCGCAGACCTTCCTTGCTCAGGCCGATGCGGCCCTTGCCGCCCTTACAGGGCGCACCTTCATTACGGTGGAGGCCGTCTGA
- the gpM gene encoding phage terminase small subunit, translating to MKFGIMKAHQERVRNEGQVIASMPQRKAAPAESHGKGLLAGKKLEDFLSASLAEDLATLKSLASVMAKVAHKRDVLLPKYASYVARLREQGAKHELLGYWLVWQFDAGRMDEAMEYAEWCMTAGITLPQRFQSTIPFFVASQVADWAEAEFNGNRSVEPYFTNCAQGIAENPAVWNLPDDLTARYHRLLGLAAERAGNLAEAETQLQKALTLGAKVNTALGRVRKKIERGGAAPEGETAAEDDSLAAPQES from the coding sequence ATGAAGTTCGGCATCATGAAGGCGCATCAGGAGCGCGTGCGCAACGAGGGGCAGGTCATCGCCAGCATGCCCCAGCGCAAGGCTGCTCCCGCCGAATCCCACGGCAAGGGCCTGCTGGCGGGCAAAAAGCTTGAGGACTTCCTCAGCGCCTCGCTGGCCGAAGACCTGGCAACGCTCAAAAGCCTTGCCTCTGTTATGGCCAAGGTCGCCCACAAACGCGATGTGCTGCTGCCCAAATACGCCTCCTACGTGGCCCGCCTGCGCGAACAGGGCGCAAAGCACGAACTGCTGGGCTACTGGCTTGTGTGGCAGTTTGACGCGGGCCGCATGGACGAAGCCATGGAATACGCGGAATGGTGCATGACTGCGGGCATAACCCTGCCGCAGCGCTTTCAGTCCACCATCCCCTTCTTTGTGGCCTCGCAGGTGGCGGACTGGGCAGAAGCGGAATTCAACGGCAACCGCTCTGTCGAGCCGTACTTTACCAACTGCGCCCAGGGCATTGCCGAAAATCCGGCGGTCTGGAACCTGCCGGACGACCTGACCGCCCGCTATCACCGTTTGCTGGGCCTTGCCGCAGAGCGCGCAGGCAACCTGGCAGAAGCTGAAACCCAGTTGCAAAAGGCCCTGACACTGGGGGCCAAGGTCAACACGGCCCTTGGCAGGGTGCGCAAAAAGATTGAACGCGGGGGCGCTGCCCCCGAGGGGGAAACCGCCGCCGAAGATGACAGCCTGGCGGCCCCCCAGGAAAGTTAG
- a CDS encoding phage major capsid protein, P2 family — protein sequence MKQKTSERFAREVLSALAQGYNVPSVGAHFAIEPSVAQRLNDKIVEQSTFLPKVNVVPVDELVGENLLGYAKEPVTSRTDTSGDGERRPKDVLGLGKYAYQLHKTDSDVAIRYNTIDTWAKFPDLADRYARYVQERIAADREIIGWYGINAAANTSIAANPLLQDVNKGWLQYMRDNLPGNILAEGEHAGEIRIGKGGDYSCLDVAINDMVEGIPYYLQKDLVALIGRDLIVRERAMLFEAVQGIPREKEAMDSFSQRYGGLPWETPSFFPARGLVITPLANLSLYHQDTSWRRKIEDNAKKDQYEDYMSRNEGYVVETPEQLVAWEFANVKLPFEEGGATVWR from the coding sequence ATGAAACAGAAAACTTCTGAACGCTTTGCCCGAGAGGTGCTGTCGGCGCTGGCCCAGGGCTACAACGTGCCCAGCGTGGGCGCGCATTTTGCCATTGAGCCCAGCGTGGCCCAGCGCCTCAACGACAAAATTGTGGAACAGTCCACCTTTCTGCCCAAGGTCAACGTTGTGCCTGTGGACGAGCTGGTGGGCGAAAACCTGCTTGGCTACGCCAAGGAACCCGTCACCAGCCGCACAGACACCAGCGGCGATGGAGAGCGCAGGCCCAAGGACGTTCTGGGCCTCGGCAAGTACGCCTACCAGCTCCACAAGACAGATTCCGATGTGGCCATCCGCTACAATACCATCGACACCTGGGCCAAGTTTCCTGATCTGGCCGACCGCTACGCCCGCTACGTGCAGGAACGCATTGCCGCCGACCGCGAAATCATTGGCTGGTATGGCATAAACGCCGCCGCAAACACCAGCATTGCGGCAAATCCCCTGTTGCAGGATGTGAACAAGGGCTGGCTGCAATACATGCGCGACAACCTGCCCGGCAACATTCTGGCCGAGGGCGAACACGCGGGCGAAATCCGCATCGGCAAGGGCGGCGACTACTCCTGCCTGGATGTGGCCATCAACGACATGGTCGAGGGCATCCCCTACTATCTTCAGAAAGACCTTGTGGCCCTTATCGGGCGCGACCTGATCGTGCGCGAACGCGCCATGCTTTTTGAAGCCGTGCAGGGAATCCCCAGGGAAAAGGAGGCCATGGACAGCTTTTCGCAGCGCTACGGCGGCCTGCCGTGGGAAACGCCGAGCTTCTTCCCCGCGCGCGGCCTTGTCATTACCCCGCTGGCAAACCTCTCCCTCTACCATCAGGACACCTCCTGGCGGCGCAAGATCGAGGACAACGCCAAGAAGGATCAATACGAGGACTACATGAGCCGCAACGAAGGCTATGTGGTTGAAACCCCTGAGCAGCTCGTGGCCTGGGAATTTGCCAACGTCAAACTGCCTTTTGAAGAAGGCGGCGCAACGGTGTGGCGATGA